A single region of the Pogoniulus pusillus isolate bPogPus1 chromosome Z, bPogPus1.pri, whole genome shotgun sequence genome encodes:
- the LOC135192992 gene encoding inositol 1,4,5-trisphosphate receptor-interacting protein-like 1, with product MKVHEELDGATSDNMREHEMEINQEMTRMMEEMERRSRVQSSVVPPVLQQRLEGHSKAVLFAAIAAGLILLFWLCWWLQERTPEPDSICTTHETSDMNAHKEDKEKSDGEGPEELKEGDRIFVRHTEWPVQTMMSRSQMVRQLVDNLLQVMQEQLSNSFLPLLQPPIGVGSTFEGWSPYEADNVIYHLLVPLKPPTGHDFHLQWVNRGPCPARDSLIRVEVKCSCGVPNMPCYVHRNRKHLERMKQVPSILDSLCTGSYLDVEKLAEWFQCLVKDAWVALPQARRYEMKLLPYSQRSCLMKLKSAYRNTFLTEILFGVQQGDSDIFLSSQNAGDSDTPSTLWTKSYLVAERKFFSHMARKVPQGRYHLKCLHLCTSVLEDTDFTPYIFKTVVMHLLNTKPVSGWCRQECIMRLADILRYLHCCLQHRKLNFFFFGNADMPQEIILPPDFHTSEPHNLLQHLVQSPAAHAKALRQFEEIQEELMNRLYCGGLNRL from the coding sequence ATGAAGGTTCACGAGGAGCTCGATGGGGCCACAAGTGACAACATGAGGGAGCATGAGATGGAGATCAACCAGGAGATGACTCGGATgatggaggagatggagaggagaagccgaGTGCAGTCGAGCGTCGTGCCCCCggtcctgcagcagaggcttgaagggcacagcaaagctgtgctCTTTGCTGCCATTGCTGCAGGCCTTATCCTCCTCTTTTGGCTCTGCTGGTGGCTCCAAGAAAGGACCCCtgagcctgactccatctgcaCCACACATGAGACCTCAGACATGAATGCACACAAGGAGGACAAGGAAAAAAGTGATGGGGAAGGTCCTGAAGAGTTGAAGGAAGGGGACAGGATTTTCGTCAGGCACACCGAATGGCCTGTGCAGACAATGATGTCCAGGAGCCAGATGGTGAGGCAGCTGGTGGACAATCTCCTGCAGGtcatgcaggagcagctgtcaaACAGTTTCTTGCCATTGCTGCAGCCTCCCAttggtgtgggcagcacctTTGAAGGCTGGAGTCCCTATGAGGCTGACAACGTTATCTACCACCTCCTTGTGCCCCTGAAGCCCCCCACTGGGCATGACTTCCACCTGCAGTGGGTCAACAGGGGTCCCTGTCCAGCCAGGGACTCCCTTATCCGTGTGGAAGTCAAGTGCAGCTGTGGAGTACCAAACATGCCTTGCTATGTCCACCGCAATAGGAAACACCTGGAGAGGATGAAGCAGGTACCCAGCATCCTGGACAGCCTCTGCACTGGTTCATACCTAGATGTGGAGAAACTTGCAGAGTGGTTCCAGTGCTTGGTGAAGGACGCTTGGGTGGCACTGCCTCAGGCACGTCGCTACGAGATGAAGCTGCTGCCCTACAGCCAACGTTCATGCCTGATGAAGCTGAAAAGTGCCTACAGGAATACATTCCTTACTGAGATCCTGTTTGGGGTGCAGCAAGGAGACTCAGACATCTTTCTCAGCAGCCAGAATGCAGGCGACTCAGACACTCCAAGCACCCTGTGGACAAAGAGCTACCTTGTGGcagagaggaagttcttcagccatATGGCCAGAAAGGTCCCACAGGGCAGATACCACCTCAAGTGCCTGCATCTCTGCACCAGCGTCCTGGAGGACACAGACTTTACACCCTACATCTTCAAGACAGTTGTCATGCACCTCCTCAACACCAAACCCGTGTCAGGATGGTGCAGACAGGAATGCATCATGCGGCTGGCAGACATCCTGAGgtacctgcactgctgcctgcaacaCAGAAAGCTTAACTTCTTCTTCTTTGGCAATGCAGATATGCCCCAGGAGATCATCTTGCCTCCAGACTTCCACACATCTGAGCcacacaacctcctgcagcatctgGTGCAGAGCCCGGCTGCCCACGCCAAGGCCCTGAGACAGTTTGAGGAGATTCAGGAGGAGCTCATGAACAGGCTGTACTGTGGGGGCTTAAACAGACTGTAA